In Bacteroidetes bacterium GWF2_43_63, a genomic segment contains:
- a CDS encoding sodium:calcium symporter — protein MSPTKQAWGTRVGLVLAMAGNAVGFGNFLRFPVQAIQNGGGAFIIPYLVSFVMLGLPLLFIEWSIGRYGGTRGFHSTPFMMQSMDRRRMWKYVGVFGIFSNIGIASYYCYMESWTLAYIFHSVIGTFNGMDQHQVVQLFNDYVSLDKATLIPFEPIVFFLICLGINVYILSKGLSGGVEKVAKIGVPLLLVFGLILAIRAVTLKAGTAGAINDSSVGLNFLWTPDFDSIYNPKVWFAAASQIFFTLSLGMGSIQAYASYLRKKDDIALNAMSAGWMNEFVEVVLGAAIIIPISVGYLGVAKVQELAGLGGLGLGFKTIPYLFSQWGPLMATIAGVFWFGLLFFAGITSSLAMGTPVQGFLEDEFKWSRKKTALAFGLIILVIGMPTVIFFNQGVFDEYDYWTGSFALFVFAAFEAILFAWFFGIKKGWKEINTGADIKVSRIFRFLIAYVTPVLLIIVFLGAVFTPVHNDWISAFQGLSDGHGWAFDHESLVGKLMNNGLKEKIAAATDPTVIADLKYRLLLTNLSRLLLLAVFVGIALLVRKAYYRHKKEGRLK, from the coding sequence ATGAGTCCAACCAAACAAGCGTGGGGAACACGAGTCGGGTTAGTCCTTGCAATGGCGGGCAACGCTGTCGGCTTCGGAAATTTTCTACGGTTTCCAGTCCAGGCCATTCAGAATGGCGGCGGAGCTTTTATTATTCCTTATCTGGTCAGCTTTGTTATGCTGGGATTGCCTTTGCTTTTTATTGAATGGAGCATCGGACGTTACGGCGGCACACGCGGATTTCACAGCACTCCTTTTATGATGCAAAGCATGGATCGCCGACGAATGTGGAAATATGTGGGCGTATTCGGTATTTTCAGCAACATTGGAATTGCATCCTATTACTGTTACATGGAGTCGTGGACGCTGGCGTATATTTTTCACAGTGTGATTGGCACTTTCAATGGCATGGATCAGCATCAGGTGGTGCAGCTTTTCAACGATTATGTTTCGCTCGACAAAGCCACCCTGATTCCCTTTGAGCCCATTGTGTTTTTTCTGATTTGTCTTGGAATCAACGTTTATATTTTGAGCAAAGGGCTAAGCGGAGGAGTTGAAAAAGTGGCAAAAATCGGCGTTCCTTTGCTGCTGGTTTTTGGTCTTATACTCGCCATACGCGCGGTCACACTAAAAGCCGGAACAGCAGGCGCTATAAACGACAGTTCCGTCGGTCTAAACTTTCTATGGACGCCTGATTTCGATTCTATTTACAATCCAAAAGTCTGGTTTGCCGCCGCTAGTCAGATCTTTTTTACACTATCGCTTGGAATGGGTTCCATTCAGGCCTATGCCTCCTATTTGCGGAAAAAAGATGACATTGCGCTCAACGCCATGTCGGCCGGCTGGATGAACGAATTTGTAGAAGTAGTGCTGGGAGCCGCTATCATTATTCCGATCTCGGTTGGATACCTTGGGGTGGCGAAAGTTCAGGAATTGGCAGGGCTCGGGGGACTCGGACTTGGTTTTAAAACCATTCCGTATTTATTTTCTCAATGGGGGCCGCTTATGGCAACAATTGCCGGCGTTTTTTGGTTTGGACTCTTGTTTTTCGCCGGAATCACATCGTCTCTGGCCATGGGAACGCCAGTTCAGGGTTTTCTGGAAGATGAATTCAAATGGTCGCGAAAGAAAACCGCACTTGCTTTTGGACTGATTATTCTTGTCATCGGAATGCCCACCGTTATATTCTTTAATCAGGGTGTTTTTGATGAATATGATTACTGGACAGGATCCTTCGCGTTGTTTGTGTTTGCAGCGTTTGAGGCCATTCTGTTTGCGTGGTTCTTTGGTATAAAGAAAGGATGGAAAGAAATAAATACAGGCGCGGATATCAAAGTCAGCCGCATTTTCCGCTTTCTGATTGCATACGTCACGCCTGTTTTACTGATAATCGTTTTTCTCGGAGCAGTATTCACGCCTGTCCACAACGACTGGATCTCAGCTTTTCAGGGATTGTCCGACGGTCATGGATGGGCTTTTGACCACGAAAGTCTGGTTGGAAAATTAATGAACAATGGACTGAAAGAGAAGATTGCAGCAGCCACCGACCCAACTGTGATTGCCGATCTTAAATACCGCCTGCTGTTGACAAATCTTTCCCGATTGTTGCTCCTTGCTGTTTTCGTTGGAATCGCATTACTTGTTCGTAAAGCTTATTATCGTCATAAAAAAGAAGGGAGACTGAAATGA
- a CDS encoding methylmalonyl-CoA carboxyltransferase produces the protein MSIRSKSNDLRKRVLDASQGGGTKAIAKQVAMGKLTARERILALLDPDSFHEYDMFVEHAGRDFDMDKKHLPGDGVITGTGTVNGYPICIYAQDFTVAGGSLGYMHAMKITKIMDHAMKMQVPLIGINDSGGARIQEGVNSLAGYGEIFYRNTLASGVIPQISVILGPCAGGAVYSPALTDFVFVVDNISKMFITGPEVIKTVLGEEISMEDLGGARVHAEITGNAHFFAHNEFECFAQIKALLSFIPWNNTKKADRFESVKPNKKYKISSILPTDPKTPYDVREVIRALSDDSDFFEVMELFAPNIVIGFARIEGDTVGLVANQPLVLAGVLDVDSSDKAARFVRFCDAFNIPIITLVDLPGYLPGVDQEFAGVIRHGAKLLYAYSEAIVPKITIILRKAYGGGYIAMSSRHLKADFVFAWPTSEIAVMGPEGAANIIFRAEILAAENPEEMRLKKVQEYKDKFANPYVAAAYGYVDAVINPDETRSFIAHALEVSVQKMVTRPTKKHGIPPF, from the coding sequence ATGTCAATCAGATCGAAATCAAATGACCTTCGGAAGCGAGTGCTTGATGCGAGCCAGGGCGGTGGTACCAAAGCCATAGCTAAACAGGTTGCTATGGGTAAACTAACAGCCCGTGAGCGTATTCTTGCCCTTCTGGATCCGGACTCTTTCCATGAATATGATATGTTTGTGGAACATGCCGGAAGAGATTTTGACATGGATAAAAAACATCTCCCCGGAGATGGCGTTATTACAGGAACGGGAACCGTTAATGGCTATCCCATCTGTATTTATGCGCAGGACTTCACCGTAGCCGGTGGTTCGCTGGGATATATGCACGCCATGAAGATTACCAAAATCATGGATCATGCAATGAAAATGCAGGTGCCACTTATCGGCATCAACGATTCAGGTGGCGCCCGTATTCAGGAAGGCGTGAACTCCCTGGCAGGTTATGGCGAAATTTTTTACAGAAACACCCTTGCCTCTGGTGTAATTCCACAGATTTCTGTGATTCTGGGCCCTTGTGCTGGTGGTGCAGTTTACAGCCCGGCCCTGACCGACTTTGTGTTTGTAGTGGACAATATTTCAAAAATGTTCATTACCGGCCCCGAAGTAATCAAAACAGTGCTTGGAGAGGAAATTTCGATGGAAGATCTTGGCGGAGCCCGCGTTCATGCTGAGATTACAGGAAATGCCCATTTCTTTGCCCACAATGAGTTTGAGTGTTTTGCACAGATAAAAGCCCTTTTGTCGTTTATTCCGTGGAACAACACGAAAAAAGCGGATCGGTTTGAATCTGTAAAACCAAACAAGAAATATAAAATATCTTCGATACTTCCGACTGACCCTAAGACTCCGTACGATGTGCGCGAGGTTATCAGGGCATTGTCCGATGACAGTGATTTCTTTGAAGTTATGGAACTTTTTGCACCCAATATTGTAATTGGTTTTGCAAGAATCGAAGGAGATACGGTCGGGCTTGTTGCCAATCAACCACTGGTGTTGGCCGGCGTGCTTGACGTTGACAGCAGCGACAAAGCTGCGCGCTTTGTACGTTTCTGCGACGCTTTCAATATTCCGATTATAACATTGGTTGACCTTCCGGGTTATCTGCCGGGCGTTGACCAGGAATTTGCCGGTGTAATCCGCCACGGAGCCAAGTTGCTGTACGCTTACAGCGAAGCAATTGTTCCAAAAATCACCATCATTCTGCGCAAAGCATATGGTGGAGGATACATTGCCATGTCTTCACGTCACCTGAAAGCCGACTTTGTTTTTGCGTGGCCGACTTCCGAAATTGCCGTGATGGGACCAGAGGGCGCTGCAAACATTATTTTCCGTGCCGAAATTCTGGCTGCTGAAAATCCAGAAGAAATGCGTTTGAAAAAGGTGCAGGAATACAAGGATAAATTTGCCAACCCATATGTAGCAGCTGCTTACGGATATGTTGATGCAGTTATCAATCCTGACGAAACACGCAGCTTTATTGCTCATGCACTTGAAGTTTCGGTGCAGAAAATGGTAACTCGTCCTACCAAAAAACACGGCATTCCTCCATTCTGA